CACAGGCTCTCAACTCAGACCTTTATCAAAGCGCACTCACTGTCGCGGTACAGGATTCCGGCAAAGCCTTTGTGGACCACTTGATTGCAGCCCGCGGCGAGCTGGACGATCCGCTATTTGAAAGCGCCAGCGCCGATGCCCTCGGTCGTGTGGCAGATCCGGCACAGCTGGGCACCATCCACAGTCTGGTACTGAGCGACAACATGGGAGCTCGGGAAGCATTCGGCCTGATCCAGAACGCAATGGCGGTACCTTCGGTGCAGGCCCAGAACTGGCAATGGCTACAGCAGAACTTCTCCCAGGTAGTGGAGAAAATCCCCGAGCAGTGGCGACGCAATACGCCGCGTTTTGCCAATCATTTCTGCGACCAGAACGCCCTGCAACAGGTACAGTCGCTGTTCAGGGAACACAAAAAACGGGTACCCGGCTACGAACGCGCACTGGCACAGACCGAAGAGAGTATCAATCTGTGTATGGCGCAGGAAGAAAAAGGACGCGCTCTGGTCGAAAGCCTGTAGCAGAAATTTTCCCGAGATATCTTTTAAACCAAAAACGGCAGCCCTTGGCTGCCGTTTTTGGTTCACAGCGCACCCGCAATCGGTGCCCCTACACTAGCGCCCTGTGTGTTTCACTTTGCGCAAGCGGAATGCCAACCACACCAGAATAATGCCAAACAGAATGGCGTACGTGCCGATCAGCCATAACAGCGCCAGCGCACCGGCGCCAGGTTTCAGCAGCAGTACCAGTCCGAATATCACCGACAACACGCCGGCAAAAATCAGCAGCCACTCGTGATCGATTTCCTTGCGCAGGCGGATGGCACCGATGATTTCAAATATCCCCCGCACCAGTGCCCAGGCACCGATAAAGATGACCAGTACCAACGCCGTCACCTGCGGATAAATGAAGGTAACAATACCCGCGGCAATGCCGGTGATGCCCACGAAGATCAACCACCAGATGGATGAACCGGTGACCGAGCCGCGCCCTTTGAATGCACCGTAAAGCGCAATAACGCCATCGACCAGTGAGTAGGCGCCAAACAAAATAATAAGGCTGAGCAGGCTGATACCGGGCCAGACGAAAGTAAGGACTCCGAAAAGGATCGCAAAGCAGCCCCGCAGCAGCGCAACCCACCAGTTGTCTGCCAGCAGTTTTAACAGCGGGCGGGTCGACATGGGGATATTCTGATTGGCCATAAGCACTCTCGACGAATTGAATCCGTTGCGTCGAGAGTTATAGGCTGGCGCGGTATTAGAGGCTTAAATTCAAATGAAGTGCTGAACTTTGTTTTTATAACTGCGGCTCATTTTCAGGCGCTCGCCATTATTCAGCACAAGGTGGTATTCGCCATTAATATGCGCGCAGATCTCCCGTACCCGCTTGAGATTGACGATGGTGGAGCGGTGAATACGCTGAAATACTTTCGGGTCCAACTGCTGTTCCAGCTCTTTCATGGTAATGCGCATTACATGGGTTTCGCCGCTGGCGTGTACGCACATGTAGTCACCAGCAGCGTCGATCCAGTCGATATCCCGCGCCGGTACCAGGGTAATTTTTCCCGCATCCTTGATCGCGATTTTCTCCGGGTAGCGGCTGCTTCCGAACTCCCCTGCCGCGAGTTTTTGCTCCAGCGCCTGGGGTGTCTCCTGAGTGAGATCCGCCACCGCTTCCAGCAGCTGCTCGCGCTGTGCGGCCAGATTCTCACTGCCAAGTTTTTCCCGCACTCGCTGCAGCGCCTTGTTCAAGCGCTCTTCCTCGATGGGTTTCAGTACATAGTCGACGGCGTTGACTTCAAAGGCCTCCACCGCGTACTGATCGTAGGCGGTTACAAATACGATCTGTGGAATGGACTCCTTCGGCAGTAGCTGCACCAACTCAAGTCCACTCACCCCCGGCATCTGAATATCGAGAAAAGCCACATCCGGCTGCAGCGCCAGGATCTGCTCCCGCGCTTCACGACCATTGCCACACTCCGCCAGTACGTCGACGCCCGCCAGGTTTTCCAGGCGCAGGCGCAAACCGCGGCGGGCCAGAGGCTCGTCGTCAACAATGATGACTTTAAGATTGTTGTCACTCACGGTTTTTATAACTCCCCTGATTAGTGTTGCGCGCGGTGCCGGTTAATCCTGTTCGAAGGGAATGCGCAGGTGCACCGCAAGGCCGCCCTCTGCGCGATTACAGAAGCGCGTTTTCTGTTCATTGCCGTAGAGGGCGCGCAGACGCTCACAGGTGTTGCGTATACCCACACCACTGCCACTGCCGAGTCCCGCCAATACCGCCTCGGATACCCCGGGACCATTATCGCTGATTTCAATGAGCAGCTCGCCGGCAAATACCCGCGCCTTGATGGTGATCTCACCACCCCACTCCCGCTGGGATATACCGTATTTGATTGCATTTTCCACGATCGGTTGCAACAGTAAACTCGGCACCAACGCCCGCGTCGCATCGCCGTCGAGATCCACATTCACCCGCAGGCGGTCGGCGAAACGCACTTTCTCGATATCCAGGTACAGCATCAGCGCTTCCACTTCTTTCGCCAGTGTCACCTTCTGCATTGGATCGTTGTCCAGGGAGTGACGCAGGAACTGGGACAGGTGCGTGACCATGCTGTTGGCGGTCTTGCCGTCCTGATCCAGGATCAGGGTGGAAATAGCGTTCAGGGTATTGAACAGGAAGTGCGGATTGAGCTGGTAGCGCAGCATCTTGAGCTGGGACTGGTGAGCGATGGACTCCGCCTTCAGTGCTTTTTCCTGCTGTAACAGCGACGCCTGGTAATACTTGATGCCGTAATAGAGCGCCGTCCAGGTCAGATAGATAAGGAACGAGTATGAAAACCAGTAGATAGCCTGTACTACCGGATGATTGTCGCTTTCCTTGCCGTACAACCACAGCGAACCACCGAGCTTGATCGCCGCCCACAGCACCGCAGCCACCATCACGGCCCCGAGGGTACCCAGTAAGCGATGCGCCGGTGACTTGTCCCACAGCCGCTGGAAACCGCGGCGCATGGCCTCGGATATGGCAACCCCGGAGGCCGTTGCCACGGCGATATAGCCGGTGTAGAGCCAGTGATTCTCCACCCAGAAAGAGCCGCCGATAAAGGTCAGCAGCGTATAGCCGGCCCAGCCGCTGAACTGCAGCGCAAAGTATTGGTTGCGCTCTGTCGCCAGCCAGTCAGAAAGCCAATTGAAAACCGAATTACCCATATTTCTCCATTCATGCGCAAAGAGTGCGCCAATCTGGGAAAATAGCCTAATGGACGGAAGACCCGCGCGAAATACCGGAAAACGCAACAATCCGCCGGACTGCCGCAGAAAGTGACGGGAATGCCGAGGAAATAGAGAGAGAGTGAAGAGGAGTAGAGATAAATGCACTACTGGCTGTTCAAGTCGGAACCGGATGAATACAGTATTGATGACCTCAAGCGTGAACCCGGTCAAACCGGGCGCTGGGACGGCATCCGCAACTACCAAGCGCGGAATTTTTTGCGGGACTCAGTGCAAATAGGCGACGGAGTATTCTTCTACCACAGCGCCTGTAAGGTACCCGCCATCGTCGGCACCGCCCGCGTGGCCCGTGCCGCCTACCCCGACCCCGCCCAGTTCAACCCGGAATCCAAATACTTCGACCCCAAGGCCAGCAGCGATCAGCCGCGCTGGTTCTGCGTGGACCTGCAGTGGCAGAGCACCTTTCCCAGACCGGTATCCCTGAAAGACATCAAGCAGGATCCTCGGCTGGCAGAGATGGTGCTGGTAAAACAGGGGCGCCTGTCAATCCAGCCGGTCACTGCTGCCGAGTGGCGACTTGTCGAACAGCTGGGAAATTGACAGGGTTTGATCACCCTATTTGTAGGAGCCTGCCTGCAGGCGAAAATGCGGACCGCCAGGGAAAAACCATTCGCCTGCAAGCAGGCTCCTACGATAGTCGATGAATTACGCCAAAACGGTCAGCGACTTTTCGCGCCTTTCTCCCCGCTCCCCTCGGCTTTGCGCTCCGTCAACAGGCCGTCCGCGCGAAACATCGCCTTGATACCGCGCACCGCCTGACGGATACGATTCTGGTTTTCGATCAGGGCAAAGCGCACATAGTCATCGCCGTAGTCACCGAAGCCGATACCCGGCGATACGCAGACCTTGGCGTCCGCCAGCAGTTTTTTGGCAAATTCCAGCGACCCCATTTCTCGATATGCCGGCGGAATTTTCGCCCACACGTACATGGAGGCTTTGGGGATATCCACCATCCAGCCCGCCTCGTGCAATCCTTTTACCAGAGTGTCGCGGCGCTGGCGGTACTGCTCGGCAATGTCCCGCACACACTGCTGATCCCCTTCCAGGGCCGCAATGGCCGCGACCTGTAACGGGGTAAAACTGCCGTAATCGTGGTAGCTCTTGATGCGCGCGAGGGCGTTGACCAGGTCGCGGTTACCCACCATAAAACCCACCCGCCAGCCGGCCATGTTGTAGCTTTTTGACAGGGTGAAAAATTCCACCGCCACCTCTTTGGCGCCGGCTACCTGCATGATGGAGGGTGCCTTCCAACCTTCGTAGACGATGTCCGCGTAAGCCAGGTCATGCACCACAAGAATCCCGTAGCGCTTGGCCAGTGCCACTACCCGCTCGAAAAAATCCAGCTCAACACACTGGGCGGTAGGGTTGGAGGGGAAGCCGAGAATCACCATTTTGGGTTTCGGAATGCTTTCCGTGATGGCCCGCTCCAGTTCGGCAAAAAAATCGATACCGGGCACCAGCGGCACCGAACGCACCTGGGCGCCGGCAATGACCGCACCGTAGATATGGATCGGGTAGCTCGGGTTTGGTACCAGCACCATGTCGCCGTGGTCGAGTACCGCCAGCATCAGGTGCGCCAGCCCCTCTTTGGAGCCGATGGTGACCACCGCCTCCTCTTCCGGATCAATTTCCACCTGATAGCGGTCTGCGTACCAGTGAGCAATCGCCCGACGCAAGCGGGGTATGCCGCGAGAAGTGGAGTAGCCGTGGGTGTCTTCACGCTGGGCCACGGTACACATCTTGTCGACAATGTGTTGCGGCGTGGGCCCATCGGGGTTGCCCATACTGAAGTCGATAATGTCTTCGCCGCGCCGTCGCGCAGCCATTTTCAGTTCGGCGGTAATGTTGAAAACGTAGGGGGGCAGGCGATCAATACGGGAGAAACGGCGCTCGCAAGGCGCACTCATATCCTTGGTCATAAATTCCTCTATTCACGTAAGCGCCCGGAACCGTCCGAGCGACGCATGCCGCCGGGTGGCGACCCCGGCATCATAGGCGAAGAATTTATTTTCGTGAATAGACAGTCAAAATTGGTGGCGGCTTATTGCAGCACCAACCAGAGAGCGCCCCCCAAGAAAAAGTGACACTCCCTATTCAGACTACCCCTTTGGTGCGCGCAATAATCAAACTCAGCAGGGACAGCAGCGTCAGGACGCCGACGATTATCACCAGCAGCAGCAGGGGGCGAAAGGGTTTGCGCTCGACATCGTTATAGCCGGTCTTGAGGTAGTGATCGACCTTGGCCTGGTCTTCATCGGAGAGCTTTTTGAGCGGAGTCTGGGGGTCTTGTTCGGGCATGGATCGGGCCACTGGTATTTTTATTGTGTCACCAGAGTCTATAAGAGACCCGAAAACGAAAAAAGCCCCGCGACTGCGGGGCTTTTTTAAAGGGCACTGACTATTGCAGCGCCTTTTATAGAAGGACTCAGAAGAGCTCTTCTTCCAGGTCCATCAGGGTTTCGCTGCCCGCGAGTACGCTACCGGCAAGGCCGGCGGTCATCGGCAACAGACGCGCGAAGTAGAAGCGCGCGGTCTTGACCTGGGAGCGATAGAAGTCGTCTGCTGCGGCCTTTGGCGCGGCAACGCTGACGACCTTGGCCCACATGTAGGCGTAAGCAACGTAACCGAACAGGTGCAGATATTCTACGGATGCGGCACCGGGCGCATTGGGATCCTGCTTGGCGGCCTCCAATACCGCTGCGGTCACGTCTTTCAGACGTTGCAGTTCGGTGGCCAGGGGCTGGATGTATTCTGCAAGCGCTTCATTGTCCGCATTGGCATCGATAAAGGTCTGCACGTCGGCCGCAAACAGCTCGAACAGAGCGCCGCCGTTGGCGACGGTCTTGCGGCCGATCAGGTCGAGGGCCTGGATGCCGTTGGTACCTTCGTAGATCTGGGTAATACGCACGTCGCGCACCAGCTGTTCCTGGCCCCACTCGCGGATATAGCCGTGGCCGCCAAACACCTGCTGGCCGAGTACGGTGCACTCCAGGCCCTTATCGGTGAAGAAAGCCTTGGCCACCGGTGTCAGCAGCGCAACCATCGCTTCCGCGTGCTGCTTTTCTTCACCCTCACCAAACTTGGAAATATCCAGCCACTTGGCCACATAGGTGGACAGTGCACGACCGCCGCCGATCAGGGCCTTCTGGGTCAGCAGCATACGGCGTACATCCGGATGCACGATGATCGGGTCTGCGGCTTTTTCCGGCTGCTTGGCCCCTTCCGGGGAGCGACTCTGCACGCGGTCACGGGCGTATTCGATGGCGCTCTGGTATGAGCGCTCAGAAGCACCGAGACCCTGGATACCCACACCCAGACGCTCGTAGTTCATCATGGTGAACATAGCCGCGAGGCCTTTGTTCACTTCGCCCACCAGCCAGCCTTTGGCGCCGTCAAAGTTCATGGCGCAGGTGGCAGAGGCCTTGATGCCCATCTTGTGTTCGATCGAGCCGCAGCTAACGCCATTGCGCTCACCCAGGCTGCCGTCTTCGTTTACCAGGATCTTCGGCACCAGGAACAGGGAAATACCTTTCGGTCCCTTGGGTGCGTCAGGCAGCTTGGCCAGTACCAGGTGAATGATGTTCTCGGACAGATCGTGGTCGCCGCCGGTAATGAAAATCTTGCTACCGGTAATGCTGTAGCTACCATCTTCCTGCGGCTCCGCCTTGGTGCGGATAATGCCGAGGTCGGTACCGGCGTGGGGTTCGGTCAGATCCATGGCGCCGGCCCAGGTGCCGGCGTACATGTTCGGCAGGTATTTCTGCTTCAGTTCCTCGCTGCCGTGGGCGTCGATCGCCAGACAGGCGCCGTTGGTGAGTACCGGATACAGGGCAAAGGAGATATTGGCGGCGCAGATCATTTCTTCCACCTGAGCGCCGAGCATTTTCGGCATGCCCATACCGCCGAATTCCGGGTTGCCCACCAGTGCACCCCAACCGCCCTCACAATAGGTGGTGTAGGCTTCAGGGAAACCCTGCGGCGTGGTCACGACGCCGTCATTCCACTGACAGCCTTCTTCATCACCGGTACGGTTAATGGGGTCCAGGGTGTTGGCGGCCAGCTTGGCCATCTCTTCCAGAATCGCATCGGCGGTTTCGCGGTCGGCGGTTTCCGCCAGCGCTGGCATGCTTGCCCACAGCTTGTCCGCTTCAAATACTTCGTGCAGCAGGAAGTTCATCTCGCGCAGTGGCGCCTTGTACTCGGCCATGCTCTTGCCTCTCAGGTGTGTAGACGCGGGGGCGAGCCCCACAAATTGGTTCAAGCGTTTGTTTCAAACGAATGTTTGAAATCTAGGCCCAAGATATCCCCAAGTCAAGCCGGACACGGGAATCCGGCCTGTGGGTCAGTCAGATTGCAGGTCAGTCTGAAGAAGATAGCAGCGGCGAAGGGTCCAGATGCGCGGCACCATTG
This is a stretch of genomic DNA from Microbulbifer bruguierae. It encodes these proteins:
- a CDS encoding HdeD family acid-resistance protein, giving the protein MANQNIPMSTRPLLKLLADNWWVALLRGCFAILFGVLTFVWPGISLLSLIILFGAYSLVDGVIALYGAFKGRGSVTGSSIWWLIFVGITGIAAGIVTFIYPQVTALVLVIFIGAWALVRGIFEIIGAIRLRKEIDHEWLLIFAGVLSVIFGLVLLLKPGAGALALLWLIGTYAILFGIILVWLAFRLRKVKHTGR
- a CDS encoding LytR/AlgR family response regulator transcription factor translates to MSDNNLKVIIVDDEPLARRGLRLRLENLAGVDVLAECGNGREAREQILALQPDVAFLDIQMPGVSGLELVQLLPKESIPQIVFVTAYDQYAVEAFEVNAVDYVLKPIEEERLNKALQRVREKLGSENLAAQREQLLEAVADLTQETPQALEQKLAAGEFGSSRYPEKIAIKDAGKITLVPARDIDWIDAAGDYMCVHASGETHVMRITMKELEQQLDPKVFQRIHRSTIVNLKRVREICAHINGEYHLVLNNGERLKMSRSYKNKVQHFI
- a CDS encoding sensor histidine kinase, translating into MGNSVFNWLSDWLATERNQYFALQFSGWAGYTLLTFIGGSFWVENHWLYTGYIAVATASGVAISEAMRRGFQRLWDKSPAHRLLGTLGAVMVAAVLWAAIKLGGSLWLYGKESDNHPVVQAIYWFSYSFLIYLTWTALYYGIKYYQASLLQQEKALKAESIAHQSQLKMLRYQLNPHFLFNTLNAISTLILDQDGKTANSMVTHLSQFLRHSLDNDPMQKVTLAKEVEALMLYLDIEKVRFADRLRVNVDLDGDATRALVPSLLLQPIVENAIKYGISQREWGGEITIKARVFAGELLIEISDNGPGVSEAVLAGLGSGSGVGIRNTCERLRALYGNEQKTRFCNRAEGGLAVHLRIPFEQD
- a CDS encoding EVE domain-containing protein — translated: MHYWLFKSEPDEYSIDDLKREPGQTGRWDGIRNYQARNFLRDSVQIGDGVFFYHSACKVPAIVGTARVARAAYPDPAQFNPESKYFDPKASSDQPRWFCVDLQWQSTFPRPVSLKDIKQDPRLAEMVLVKQGRLSIQPVTAAEWRLVEQLGN
- the alaC gene encoding alanine transaminase, with amino-acid sequence MTKDMSAPCERRFSRIDRLPPYVFNITAELKMAARRRGEDIIDFSMGNPDGPTPQHIVDKMCTVAQREDTHGYSTSRGIPRLRRAIAHWYADRYQVEIDPEEEAVVTIGSKEGLAHLMLAVLDHGDMVLVPNPSYPIHIYGAVIAGAQVRSVPLVPGIDFFAELERAITESIPKPKMVILGFPSNPTAQCVELDFFERVVALAKRYGILVVHDLAYADIVYEGWKAPSIMQVAGAKEVAVEFFTLSKSYNMAGWRVGFMVGNRDLVNALARIKSYHDYGSFTPLQVAAIAALEGDQQCVRDIAEQYRQRRDTLVKGLHEAGWMVDIPKASMYVWAKIPPAYREMGSLEFAKKLLADAKVCVSPGIGFGDYGDDYVRFALIENQNRIRQAVRGIKAMFRADGLLTERKAEGSGEKGAKSR
- a CDS encoding DUF3094 family protein, producing MPEQDPQTPLKKLSDEDQAKVDHYLKTGYNDVERKPFRPLLLLVIIVGVLTLLSLLSLIIARTKGVV
- a CDS encoding acyl-CoA dehydrogenase C-terminal domain-containing protein, yielding MAEYKAPLREMNFLLHEVFEADKLWASMPALAETADRETADAILEEMAKLAANTLDPINRTGDEEGCQWNDGVVTTPQGFPEAYTTYCEGGWGALVGNPEFGGMGMPKMLGAQVEEMICAANISFALYPVLTNGACLAIDAHGSEELKQKYLPNMYAGTWAGAMDLTEPHAGTDLGIIRTKAEPQEDGSYSITGSKIFITGGDHDLSENIIHLVLAKLPDAPKGPKGISLFLVPKILVNEDGSLGERNGVSCGSIEHKMGIKASATCAMNFDGAKGWLVGEVNKGLAAMFTMMNYERLGVGIQGLGASERSYQSAIEYARDRVQSRSPEGAKQPEKAADPIIVHPDVRRMLLTQKALIGGGRALSTYVAKWLDISKFGEGEEKQHAEAMVALLTPVAKAFFTDKGLECTVLGQQVFGGHGYIREWGQEQLVRDVRITQIYEGTNGIQALDLIGRKTVANGGALFELFAADVQTFIDANADNEALAEYIQPLATELQRLKDVTAAVLEAAKQDPNAPGAASVEYLHLFGYVAYAYMWAKVVSVAAPKAAADDFYRSQVKTARFYFARLLPMTAGLAGSVLAGSETLMDLEEELF